A region of Argentina anserina chromosome 5, drPotAnse1.1, whole genome shotgun sequence DNA encodes the following proteins:
- the LOC126794378 gene encoding nucleoporin NUP152 isoform X2, producing MLFRSKFRNKRKMTGSSFDVHRTESSEEQIMATPSLDERRAESSQLHVRALNTQFASWVQTQLKNHPDELWEDGIRDYLAYASNIMEKFTDVVNWLKVNAAKVETSASAGSQISAENKKVPESPNSETNIFQRTTPLLFGATTNFTAPGSAGVFSNSQSSTGLFSNSHSSTGVFSTSKSSTGVSSNGKSSSGVHNSQSSPVFSPNQSSSIYSSSQSSGMFSASQSSGVFSNSQSSGTFPNCQTSNMFSNSQSSSMFSNSQSLGQLSNRQSAGASSNSQSPVLFSNSQSPGLFSNNQSFGGFSNTPSFGLFSSSQSSGALSNSQPSPLFGSLPQNHGASDEADADNDVEQPSSPSVKKSEEKGVVVVHEVKCKLYVKSSDPVGSWKEKGTGKLTIRCKEGVSKGTKDSKPTVIVRNDVGKLLLNALLYSGIKTNLQKNSLVAIFHTAGDGDGNDDNNQDSVVARTFLIRMKTEEDRNNLATAIQEYTPASESE from the exons TTTcggaacaaaagaaaaatgacagGATCCTCATTTGATGTTCATAGAACAGAATCTTCTGAAGAACAAATTATGGCTACACCTTCATTAGATGAACGGCGAGCTGAGTCATCGCAGCTGCATGTGAGAGCTCTCAACACCCAATTTGCAAG TTGGGTACAAACGCAACTAAAAAATCACCCTGATGAACTTTGGGAAGATGGTATTCGAGATTACCTGGCTTATGCGTCAAACATAATG GAAAAATTTACAGACGTTGTCAACTGGCTTAAAGTAAATGCTGCAAAAGTAGAAACTTCGGCTTCTGCAGGATCTCAGATTTCTGCTGAAAATAAGAAGGTGCCGGAGTCCCCAAACAGTGAGACAAACATATTTCAGAGAACAACCCCTCTCTTATTTGGTGCGACCACAAACTTTACAGCTCCAGGGAGTGCTGGTGTGTTCTCTAACAGCCAAAGCTCTACAGGATTATTTTCCAACAGCCATAGCTCCACAGGAGTGTTCTCTACCAGCAAAAGTTCAACAGGAGTATCTTCCAATGGCAAAAGCTCTTCAGGAGTACATAACAGCCAAAGCTCTCCAGTCTTCTCCCCTAATCAGAGCTCCAGCATATACTCCAGTAGTCAGAGCTCTGGCATGTTTTCCGCTAGCCAAAGCTCCGGTGTGTTTTCGAATAGCCAAAGCTCCGGCACGTTCCCCAATTGCCAAACCTCCAACATGTTCTCTAATAGCCAAAGCTCCAGCATGTTCTCCAATAGCCAAAGCCTCGGACAATTGTCAAATCGTCAAAGTGCTGGAGCATCTTCCAATAGCCAAAGCCCTGTATTATTTTCCAATAGTCAAAGTCCAGGATTGTTCTCCAACAATCAAAGTTTTGGGGGATTCTCCAACACTCCCAGTTTTGGGTTATTCTCCAGCAGTCAGAGTTCTGGGGCATTGTCCAACAGTCAACCCTCCCCATTGTTTG GAAGTCTTCCTCAAAACCATGGTGCTTCTGATGAAGCAGATGCTG ATAATGATGTGGAGCAACCTAGCAGCCCATCTGTCAAAAAGTCTGAAGAAAAGGGTGTGGTTGTTGTCCACGAAGTCAAGTGCAAGCTTTATGTGAAG TCAAGTGATCCAGTGGGTAGTTGGAAAGAGAAGGGGACAGGAAAGCTAACAATACGATGCAAAGAGGGTGTCAGCAAGGGTACAAAAGATTCAAAACCAACGGTCATTGTTCGGAATGAT GTGGGAAAGCTGCTGCTTAATGCGTTGTTATATTCAGGCATCAAGACTAATCTGCAGAAGAATTCCCTTGTTGCAATATTCCATACTGCG GGTGATGGTGATGGAAATGATGATAATAATCAAGATAGTGTTGTGGCACGAACCTTCTTAATAAGGATGAAGACAGAGGAGGACAGGAATAATCTGGCCACAGCAATCCAAGAATACACTCCTGCGTCTGAAAGCGAGTAA
- the LOC126794378 gene encoding nucleoporin NUP152 isoform X1: MMGGAKRFGTSDSSSDSAFRNKRKMTGSSFDVHRTESSEEQIMATPSLDERRAESSQLHVRALNTQFASWVQTQLKNHPDELWEDGIRDYLAYASNIMEKFTDVVNWLKVNAAKVETSASAGSQISAENKKVPESPNSETNIFQRTTPLLFGATTNFTAPGSAGVFSNSQSSTGLFSNSHSSTGVFSTSKSSTGVSSNGKSSSGVHNSQSSPVFSPNQSSSIYSSSQSSGMFSASQSSGVFSNSQSSGTFPNCQTSNMFSNSQSSSMFSNSQSLGQLSNRQSAGASSNSQSPVLFSNSQSPGLFSNNQSFGGFSNTPSFGLFSSSQSSGALSNSQPSPLFGSLPQNHGASDEADADNDVEQPSSPSVKKSEEKGVVVVHEVKCKLYVKSSDPVGSWKEKGTGKLTIRCKEGVSKGTKDSKPTVIVRNDVGKLLLNALLYSGIKTNLQKNSLVAIFHTAGDGDGNDDNNQDSVVARTFLIRMKTEEDRNNLATAIQEYTPASESE, encoded by the exons TTTcggaacaaaagaaaaatgacagGATCCTCATTTGATGTTCATAGAACAGAATCTTCTGAAGAACAAATTATGGCTACACCTTCATTAGATGAACGGCGAGCTGAGTCATCGCAGCTGCATGTGAGAGCTCTCAACACCCAATTTGCAAG TTGGGTACAAACGCAACTAAAAAATCACCCTGATGAACTTTGGGAAGATGGTATTCGAGATTACCTGGCTTATGCGTCAAACATAATG GAAAAATTTACAGACGTTGTCAACTGGCTTAAAGTAAATGCTGCAAAAGTAGAAACTTCGGCTTCTGCAGGATCTCAGATTTCTGCTGAAAATAAGAAGGTGCCGGAGTCCCCAAACAGTGAGACAAACATATTTCAGAGAACAACCCCTCTCTTATTTGGTGCGACCACAAACTTTACAGCTCCAGGGAGTGCTGGTGTGTTCTCTAACAGCCAAAGCTCTACAGGATTATTTTCCAACAGCCATAGCTCCACAGGAGTGTTCTCTACCAGCAAAAGTTCAACAGGAGTATCTTCCAATGGCAAAAGCTCTTCAGGAGTACATAACAGCCAAAGCTCTCCAGTCTTCTCCCCTAATCAGAGCTCCAGCATATACTCCAGTAGTCAGAGCTCTGGCATGTTTTCCGCTAGCCAAAGCTCCGGTGTGTTTTCGAATAGCCAAAGCTCCGGCACGTTCCCCAATTGCCAAACCTCCAACATGTTCTCTAATAGCCAAAGCTCCAGCATGTTCTCCAATAGCCAAAGCCTCGGACAATTGTCAAATCGTCAAAGTGCTGGAGCATCTTCCAATAGCCAAAGCCCTGTATTATTTTCCAATAGTCAAAGTCCAGGATTGTTCTCCAACAATCAAAGTTTTGGGGGATTCTCCAACACTCCCAGTTTTGGGTTATTCTCCAGCAGTCAGAGTTCTGGGGCATTGTCCAACAGTCAACCCTCCCCATTGTTTG GAAGTCTTCCTCAAAACCATGGTGCTTCTGATGAAGCAGATGCTG ATAATGATGTGGAGCAACCTAGCAGCCCATCTGTCAAAAAGTCTGAAGAAAAGGGTGTGGTTGTTGTCCACGAAGTCAAGTGCAAGCTTTATGTGAAG TCAAGTGATCCAGTGGGTAGTTGGAAAGAGAAGGGGACAGGAAAGCTAACAATACGATGCAAAGAGGGTGTCAGCAAGGGTACAAAAGATTCAAAACCAACGGTCATTGTTCGGAATGAT GTGGGAAAGCTGCTGCTTAATGCGTTGTTATATTCAGGCATCAAGACTAATCTGCAGAAGAATTCCCTTGTTGCAATATTCCATACTGCG GGTGATGGTGATGGAAATGATGATAATAATCAAGATAGTGTTGTGGCACGAACCTTCTTAATAAGGATGAAGACAGAGGAGGACAGGAATAATCTGGCCACAGCAATCCAAGAATACACTCCTGCGTCTGAAAGCGAGTAA
- the LOC126793561 gene encoding calcium-dependent protein kinase 26 isoform X2, protein MVELHSCLTSCYRVASHFDTILEATQVGNLKDQYILGEQLGWGQFGVIRGCSDKLTGEVLACKSIAKDRLVTYDDARSIKLEIEIMSRLSGHPNVVSLKAVYEDEHFVHLLMELCAGGELFHRLEKQGRYSETDARVIFRHLMHVVKYCHANGVVHRDLKPENILLATTSSSSPIKLADFGLATYIKPGQKLHGIVGSPFYIAPEVLTGGYNQSADVWSAGVILYILLSGVPPFWGKTKSSIFDAVRATDLWFPPIPWGHISASAKQLIAEMLYVDPSRRLTSAQVLAHPWMEDCAQGHEELYNQNNRVLRQLQLNEDSFSISHVDRNRDFSFSEGSPTTADGKLWHSPAFTCKSYFSSFLDENSNPCHASVCFSFRSCTCESSPTEFSSPIPSMPSFTFFSPSSAAEEENILLRFKAKMSSLDPTSKESNVEKLLELDCSPAKCDDGDLERKEFRRGGTNVLSRVAGIHSKRNHTIGLGELDQLNLIVTKSVIRWASCTHIPTVPSLRLSLVC, encoded by the exons ATGGTAGAACTCCATAGCTGTTTGACGAG TTGTTACAGAGTGGCAAGCCATTTCGACACAATTCTTGAAGCAACCCAAGTGGGAAATTTGAAAGACCAGTATATTCTGGGTGAGCAATTGGGATGGGGGCAGTTTGGTGTAATTAGAGGATGTTCTGATAAGTTAACAGGTGAGGTGTTGGCTTGTAAATCTATTGCCAAAGATAGATTGGTCACATATGACGATGCACGCAGCATCAAGCTCGAGATTGAGATAATGTCTAGGTTGTCTGGGCATCCAAATGTTGTAAGTCTCAAGGCAGTTTATGAGGATGAACATTTTGTGCATTTGTTGATGGAATTATGTGCTGGGGGAGAGCTTTTTCACCGGCTTGAGAAGCAAGGAAGATACTCAGAAACTGATGCTCGGGTCATTTTTAGGCATCTGATGCATGTTGTTAAATATTGTCATGCGAATGGTGTTGTTCATAGAGATTTGAAGCCAGAAAACATTCTTTTGGCTACAACATCTTCATCCTCACCAATTAAGTTGGCAGATTTTGGTCTTGCAACCTATATTAAACCTG GGCAGAAATTGCATGGCATAGTCGGAAGTCCATTTTACATAGCTCCTGAGGTACTTACCGGAGGTTATAACCAGTCTGCTGATGTCTGGAGTGCTGGAGTTATTCTTTACATTCTTCTAAGTGGCGTGCCTCCATTTTGGGGAAAGACCAAGTCGAGTATATTTGATGCTGTTAGGGCCACAGATCTGTGGTTCCCTCCCATTCCTTGGGGTCACATATCTGCTTCTGCCAAGCAGTTGATTGCTGAAATGCTATATGTTGATCCTTCCAGGAGGCTTACATCTGCACAGGTTCTAG CGCACCCATGGATGGAAGACTGTGCACAAGGACATGAAGAACTGTACAATCAGAACAACCGTGTCCTCAGACAGCTGCAACTGAATGAAGATTCATTCTCTATTTCACATGTTGACAGGAATCGAGATTTTAGCTTCAGTGAGGGGTCACCAACAACTGCAGATGGGAAACTGTGGCACTCACCTGCATTCACATGTAAATcatatttttcctctttcCTAGACGAGAACAGCAATCCTTGCCATGCATCTGTGTGCTTTTCTTTCCGCAGCTGCACCTGTGAGTCAAGTCCAACTGAGTTTTCTTCTCCAATTCCGTCAATGCCTAGCTTTACCTTCTTCAGTCCAAGTTCTGctgcagaagaagaaaacatcCTGTTGAGGTTTAAAGCCAAGATGTCGTCTTTGGATCCAACTAGTAAAG AGTCAAATGTGGAGAAGCTACTTGAGCTGGATTGCTCACCAGCTAAGTGTGATGATGGAGACCTAGAACGCAAAGAGTTTCGGAGAGGTGGAACAAATGTGCTGTCTAGGGTTGCCGGAATTCACAGCAAACGGAATCATACGATCGGACTTGGTGAGCTTGATCAGCTAAATCTCATTGTAACCAAATCAGTCATACGTTGGGCATCATGCACTCATATTCCTACAGTCCCATCTCTTAGACTGTCACTGGTCTGCTGA
- the LOC126793561 gene encoding calcium-dependent protein kinase 26 isoform X1, translating into MEIANKIDIREPSIRVYSCYRVASHFDTILEATQVGNLKDQYILGEQLGWGQFGVIRGCSDKLTGEVLACKSIAKDRLVTYDDARSIKLEIEIMSRLSGHPNVVSLKAVYEDEHFVHLLMELCAGGELFHRLEKQGRYSETDARVIFRHLMHVVKYCHANGVVHRDLKPENILLATTSSSSPIKLADFGLATYIKPGQKLHGIVGSPFYIAPEVLTGGYNQSADVWSAGVILYILLSGVPPFWGKTKSSIFDAVRATDLWFPPIPWGHISASAKQLIAEMLYVDPSRRLTSAQVLAHPWMEDCAQGHEELYNQNNRVLRQLQLNEDSFSISHVDRNRDFSFSEGSPTTADGKLWHSPAFTCKSYFSSFLDENSNPCHASVCFSFRSCTCESSPTEFSSPIPSMPSFTFFSPSSAAEEENILLRFKAKMSSLDPTSKESNVEKLLELDCSPAKCDDGDLERKEFRRGGTNVLSRVAGIHSKRNHTIGLGELDQLNLIVTKSVIRWASCTHIPTVPSLRLSLVC; encoded by the exons ATGGAAATAGCCAACAAAATCGACATCAGGGAACCTTCAATTCGAGTCTACAGTTGTTACAGAGTGGCAAGCCATTTCGACACAATTCTTGAAGCAACCCAAGTGGGAAATTTGAAAGACCAGTATATTCTGGGTGAGCAATTGGGATGGGGGCAGTTTGGTGTAATTAGAGGATGTTCTGATAAGTTAACAGGTGAGGTGTTGGCTTGTAAATCTATTGCCAAAGATAGATTGGTCACATATGACGATGCACGCAGCATCAAGCTCGAGATTGAGATAATGTCTAGGTTGTCTGGGCATCCAAATGTTGTAAGTCTCAAGGCAGTTTATGAGGATGAACATTTTGTGCATTTGTTGATGGAATTATGTGCTGGGGGAGAGCTTTTTCACCGGCTTGAGAAGCAAGGAAGATACTCAGAAACTGATGCTCGGGTCATTTTTAGGCATCTGATGCATGTTGTTAAATATTGTCATGCGAATGGTGTTGTTCATAGAGATTTGAAGCCAGAAAACATTCTTTTGGCTACAACATCTTCATCCTCACCAATTAAGTTGGCAGATTTTGGTCTTGCAACCTATATTAAACCTG GGCAGAAATTGCATGGCATAGTCGGAAGTCCATTTTACATAGCTCCTGAGGTACTTACCGGAGGTTATAACCAGTCTGCTGATGTCTGGAGTGCTGGAGTTATTCTTTACATTCTTCTAAGTGGCGTGCCTCCATTTTGGGGAAAGACCAAGTCGAGTATATTTGATGCTGTTAGGGCCACAGATCTGTGGTTCCCTCCCATTCCTTGGGGTCACATATCTGCTTCTGCCAAGCAGTTGATTGCTGAAATGCTATATGTTGATCCTTCCAGGAGGCTTACATCTGCACAGGTTCTAG CGCACCCATGGATGGAAGACTGTGCACAAGGACATGAAGAACTGTACAATCAGAACAACCGTGTCCTCAGACAGCTGCAACTGAATGAAGATTCATTCTCTATTTCACATGTTGACAGGAATCGAGATTTTAGCTTCAGTGAGGGGTCACCAACAACTGCAGATGGGAAACTGTGGCACTCACCTGCATTCACATGTAAATcatatttttcctctttcCTAGACGAGAACAGCAATCCTTGCCATGCATCTGTGTGCTTTTCTTTCCGCAGCTGCACCTGTGAGTCAAGTCCAACTGAGTTTTCTTCTCCAATTCCGTCAATGCCTAGCTTTACCTTCTTCAGTCCAAGTTCTGctgcagaagaagaaaacatcCTGTTGAGGTTTAAAGCCAAGATGTCGTCTTTGGATCCAACTAGTAAAG AGTCAAATGTGGAGAAGCTACTTGAGCTGGATTGCTCACCAGCTAAGTGTGATGATGGAGACCTAGAACGCAAAGAGTTTCGGAGAGGTGGAACAAATGTGCTGTCTAGGGTTGCCGGAATTCACAGCAAACGGAATCATACGATCGGACTTGGTGAGCTTGATCAGCTAAATCTCATTGTAACCAAATCAGTCATACGTTGGGCATCATGCACTCATATTCCTACAGTCCCATCTCTTAGACTGTCACTGGTCTGCTGA